From a single bacterium genomic region:
- a CDS encoding MogA/MoaB family molybdenum cofactor biosynthesis protein, with product MSSQSTQQHRAEAQELPPVRVAVFTISDTRTPETDKSGQLIRESLEADGHQVVHYDVLKDDPAAIKDRIHMLVSSRGADVILTNGGTGIAPRDGTFEAIDSLIERPLPGFGELFRMLSWDEVGAASMLSRATAGLRGRTLIFSMPGSSNAVNLAMTRLILPEIKHLVYEMKGIREKK from the coding sequence ATGTCTTCCCAATCTACGCAACAACATCGCGCCGAGGCGCAGGAACTCCCTCCTGTACGCGTCGCCGTTTTCACAATCAGCGATACCCGCACCCCCGAGACGGACAAGAGTGGCCAACTCATCCGCGAGTCGCTCGAGGCCGACGGCCATCAGGTCGTGCACTACGATGTGCTGAAGGACGATCCTGCCGCCATCAAGGACCGGATCCACATGCTTGTGTCTTCCCGCGGTGCGGACGTGATCCTGACCAACGGTGGAACGGGAATCGCCCCGCGCGATGGAACGTTCGAGGCCATCGACAGCCTGATCGAGCGGCCGCTGCCCGGCTTTGGCGAGCTCTTTCGAATGCTGTCGTGGGACGAAGTCGGTGCGGCGTCCATGCTCTCGCGCGCAACTGCGGGCTTGCGCGGGCGCACGTTAATCTTCAGTATGCCTGGGAGTTCCAACGCCGTGAATCTCGCCATGACCAGGCTGATTCTCCCCGAGATCAAGCACCTGGTTTACGAGATGAAGGGCATACGAGAGAAGAAGTAA
- the acs gene encoding acetate--CoA ligase: protein MSETTVFDDLLHEEREFPPSAEFAANAVVRDESLHRQGEEDYVKFWEEQARELEWFEPWKEVLQWNPPHAKWFVGGKINITHNCLDRHLKSGRRHKAALIWEGEPGEIRTLTYQQLHTEVCKFANAMKGLGVQKGDRVAIYMPMIVEAAVAMLACARIGAIHSVVFGGFSPESLSDRINDAEAKLLITADGGWRRGNVLALKNEADKALKNCPSIENVVIVKRPHGDPFPCQVQEGRDHWYHRLMQQASPVCPAEKMDAEDVLYILYTSGTTGKPKGIVHTTGGYSVGTHFTTKTVFDLKEDDLFWCTADVGWVTGHSYIVYGPLQAGATVMMYEGAPNHPEQDRFWEMVARHKVTVFYTAPTAIRAFMKWGRQLPAQHDLSSLRLLGSVGEPINPEAWMWYHEHIGPLSCPIVDTWWQTETGNIMITTLPGAQAAKPGSAGFAMPGIEAKVLDEQGNEVEKGSGLLAITKPWPAMLRTIWGDDDRYVNTYFSKWDKSIYFPGDGAKRDEKGYLTILGRVDDVLNVSGHRIGTMEVESALVDHPMIAEAAVVGRKHDLKGQAIVAFVTLKGRAQMTPTMRDELSKHVVEKIGAIARPEEILFSADLPKTRSGKIMRRLLRDIADGQALGDTTTLADPDVVEHLRESYEEKYGG, encoded by the coding sequence ATGAGCGAAACGACGGTCTTCGACGATCTTCTGCACGAGGAGCGAGAATTCCCCCCGAGTGCCGAATTCGCGGCGAATGCGGTGGTTCGAGACGAATCGCTGCACCGTCAGGGAGAGGAGGACTACGTTAAGTTCTGGGAGGAGCAGGCCCGCGAGCTCGAATGGTTCGAGCCGTGGAAGGAAGTCCTGCAGTGGAATCCGCCCCACGCTAAGTGGTTTGTCGGCGGAAAGATCAACATCACCCACAATTGTCTCGATCGCCACCTGAAGAGCGGCCGCCGTCACAAGGCAGCGCTGATCTGGGAAGGCGAGCCGGGCGAAATTCGCACACTGACGTACCAGCAGCTCCACACGGAAGTCTGCAAGTTCGCCAACGCGATGAAGGGCCTCGGCGTCCAGAAGGGCGACCGCGTGGCGATCTACATGCCGATGATCGTTGAGGCGGCCGTGGCGATGTTGGCCTGCGCGCGAATCGGCGCCATTCACAGTGTCGTGTTCGGCGGATTCTCGCCAGAATCACTCTCCGATCGAATCAACGATGCGGAAGCCAAGCTGCTGATCACGGCGGACGGCGGCTGGCGTCGCGGCAATGTTCTCGCGCTGAAGAACGAGGCGGACAAAGCCCTGAAGAACTGTCCGTCGATTGAAAACGTCGTCATCGTGAAGCGCCCCCACGGCGATCCGTTCCCTTGCCAGGTGCAGGAAGGGCGCGATCACTGGTATCATCGCCTGATGCAACAGGCCAGCCCAGTCTGTCCGGCCGAAAAGATGGACGCGGAAGATGTGCTTTACATTCTCTACACGTCTGGCACGACAGGCAAACCGAAGGGCATCGTTCATACGACAGGTGGGTATTCCGTCGGAACGCACTTCACAACGAAGACGGTGTTCGATCTGAAGGAAGACGACTTGTTCTGGTGCACAGCCGATGTGGGCTGGGTCACGGGACATAGCTACATCGTGTACGGTCCGTTGCAGGCCGGCGCGACGGTGATGATGTATGAAGGCGCGCCGAATCATCCGGAGCAGGATCGCTTCTGGGAAATGGTCGCGCGCCACAAGGTCACAGTCTTCTACACGGCACCCACGGCCATTCGCGCCTTCATGAAGTGGGGCCGTCAGTTGCCCGCGCAGCATGACCTTTCAAGCCTGCGGTTGCTGGGCTCGGTCGGCGAACCCATCAATCCGGAAGCCTGGATGTGGTATCATGAACACATCGGTCCGCTCTCTTGCCCGATCGTCGATACGTGGTGGCAGACAGAGACGGGCAACATCATGATCACGACCCTGCCCGGGGCCCAGGCCGCGAAACCCGGCAGCGCTGGGTTCGCGATGCCCGGCATCGAAGCCAAGGTCCTGGACGAGCAAGGCAACGAGGTCGAAAAGGGCAGCGGGTTGCTGGCAATCACGAAGCCCTGGCCGGCAATGCTGCGCACCATCTGGGGAGATGACGATCGGTACGTGAATACGTACTTCTCCAAGTGGGACAAGTCGATTTACTTCCCCGGCGACGGCGCGAAGCGCGACGAAAAGGGTTACCTGACGATCCTGGGTCGCGTAGACGACGTTCTGAATGTCAGCGGTCATCGCATCGGCACGATGGAAGTCGAATCCGCTCTGGTCGATCATCCGATGATCGCAGAGGCTGCCGTGGTGGGTCGCAAACACGACCTGAAGGGGCAGGCAATCGTCGCCTTTGTAACGCTTAAGGGCCGTGCCCAGATGACGCCGACGATGCGCGACGAGTTGTCGAAGCACGTCGTCGAGAAGATCGGCGCCATCGCCCGTCCGGAGGAGATCCTCTTCTCCGCGGACCTGCCGAAGACACGCTCCGGCAAGATCATGCGCCGGCTCCTGCGCGATATCGCTGACGGCCAGGCCCTCGGCGACACGACGACTCTCGCCGATCCGGATGTCGTCGAGCACCTGCGCGAATCCTACGAAGAGAAATACGGCGGATAA
- a CDS encoding zinc-dependent metalloprotease, producing MGFARLRGAWIGLLAIALLASFGTGIRAEEGEKEKKDDFPKIAEKTEGMEKLPGFLTLYYDKDEDRLYGEFAGPALKDEFQLSTSASAGLYAGSQWGEDLLKLEVMDKEVLFVVPNTFYTAKGELKDVVERTYPDQVIAKAPILAKTNGNILIDMKALLAGQADAFVGRITGFKVSQVAKAKSFPDNTIVEIRFRGPDGALGIAYSFGRLPKTDYKPRVADQRVGYFLTARTNFSKDPEADTMFDRYINRWDLEKADKSLKLSPPKEPLVFYIEKSVPIRYRRYVREGIEEWNKAFEKIGIADAIVVRQQTESNEFADLDPEDARYNFFRWVTNQGGYAQGPSRVDPRTGQIFDADIIMDDSMVRYYLYAYDVFVRAAAQNAEYTPKLRQWLAQNPEEHPLWNELQSAYAMRIQEDPRLAGQTPRSLFAQDIMADTFSAAHGGHFCSIGQVLGSELAFAGLGLDLGLMSQAENKKAKDGDDKGDDDKDDEEKKDEKDPFAEWPEEFIGGLVREIVAHEVGHTLGLRHNFKASSWKTYNEIIETSDREVPTVASIMDYNPYSLKADGTPPDVWITQSIGPYDEWAIEYGYAIAGTGDYPSGEDKMLSQILDKATEHGHEYGTDEDVASPDPTINRFDLGKDPLVFAQERMKLANNIMERLLDVAVKDDESYDKARRAYETLFWQRYSVGNLAAKHIGGTYLYRDHKGDPNARPPIVPVDAEKQREAIRLISEHIFARDAFKIDPEIQTHLAAGRWSHRGSSSWREPLVYPIQDEVLSMQRSIMFSLTNPQRIEWVYDAEMYVPADKDVFTLPELLDTLTASIWTEVKEPKGADFGDSFTARKPMITNLRRNLQREYLGRLITIANGGERSAYPAIARTLAWKQLKDLGANIDEMLADKRASKLDPYTTAHLEESSMRIQKVLAADYVVGENGGSSGFRIIFGQPTPSEGAAQSLRSGMPPMGGSPYMR from the coding sequence ATGGGATTTGCACGACTTCGTGGAGCCTGGATCGGGCTACTCGCGATCGCACTTCTGGCCAGCTTTGGCACCGGAATCCGCGCCGAAGAGGGTGAGAAGGAGAAGAAGGACGATTTCCCGAAAATCGCCGAGAAGACCGAGGGAATGGAGAAGCTCCCGGGCTTCCTGACCCTCTACTACGACAAGGACGAGGACCGGTTGTATGGCGAATTCGCCGGCCCGGCCCTCAAGGACGAGTTCCAGCTTTCGACCAGCGCCTCCGCCGGTCTTTACGCCGGCAGCCAGTGGGGCGAGGACCTGCTGAAGCTCGAGGTCATGGACAAGGAAGTCCTCTTTGTCGTCCCAAACACCTTCTACACGGCCAAGGGCGAACTGAAGGACGTCGTTGAGCGGACGTACCCGGACCAGGTCATCGCAAAGGCGCCGATCCTGGCAAAGACCAATGGGAACATCCTGATCGACATGAAGGCCCTGCTGGCGGGTCAGGCTGATGCCTTCGTCGGACGGATTACCGGCTTCAAGGTCTCCCAGGTCGCGAAGGCGAAGTCCTTCCCGGACAACACGATCGTCGAGATTCGCTTCCGCGGCCCCGATGGCGCGCTCGGAATCGCGTACAGCTTCGGTCGCCTGCCGAAGACAGACTACAAGCCGCGTGTCGCAGATCAGCGCGTCGGCTATTTCCTGACGGCTCGCACAAATTTCTCCAAAGACCCCGAAGCGGACACGATGTTCGATCGCTACATCAACCGCTGGGACCTGGAGAAGGCCGATAAGTCGCTGAAGCTCTCTCCGCCGAAAGAGCCGCTTGTTTTCTACATCGAGAAGTCGGTTCCCATCCGTTATCGCCGCTACGTGCGCGAAGGCATCGAGGAATGGAACAAGGCGTTCGAGAAGATCGGCATCGCCGATGCCATCGTCGTTCGCCAGCAGACCGAGAGCAACGAGTTCGCCGATCTGGATCCGGAAGATGCCCGCTACAACTTCTTCCGCTGGGTGACCAATCAGGGCGGCTACGCGCAGGGTCCCTCCCGCGTCGATCCGCGCACGGGCCAGATTTTCGACGCAGACATCATCATGGATGACTCCATGGTGCGTTATTACCTGTATGCCTACGACGTGTTCGTCCGGGCCGCGGCTCAGAACGCTGAGTACACTCCGAAGCTCCGCCAGTGGCTGGCTCAGAATCCCGAAGAGCATCCGCTCTGGAATGAACTGCAGTCCGCCTACGCCATGCGAATCCAGGAGGACCCGCGCCTGGCCGGCCAGACGCCGCGGTCGCTGTTCGCACAGGACATCATGGCAGATACCTTCTCGGCCGCCCACGGCGGGCACTTCTGCTCCATCGGGCAGGTGCTCGGCAGCGAGCTGGCCTTCGCTGGTCTCGGCCTCGATCTCGGCCTGATGTCTCAGGCAGAGAACAAGAAGGCCAAGGATGGCGACGATAAGGGCGATGACGATAAGGACGACGAGGAGAAGAAAGACGAGAAGGATCCGTTCGCGGAATGGCCCGAGGAATTCATCGGCGGCCTGGTCCGCGAAATCGTCGCTCACGAAGTCGGGCACACGCTCGGCTTGCGCCACAACTTCAAGGCCAGTTCCTGGAAGACCTACAATGAAATCATCGAGACCTCGGATCGTGAAGTCCCGACGGTCGCCTCGATCATGGACTACAATCCATATTCGCTAAAGGCCGACGGCACGCCGCCGGACGTTTGGATCACGCAGTCGATCGGTCCCTACGACGAGTGGGCGATCGAGTACGGCTATGCGATTGCTGGGACCGGCGATTATCCGTCGGGTGAAGACAAGATGCTGTCGCAGATTCTCGACAAAGCCACCGAGCACGGCCACGAGTACGGTACCGATGAAGACGTGGCTTCGCCCGATCCAACGATCAACCGATTCGATCTTGGCAAGGATCCGCTCGTGTTCGCGCAGGAGCGCATGAAGCTCGCCAACAACATCATGGAGCGCCTGCTGGATGTGGCAGTGAAGGACGACGAGAGCTACGACAAGGCCCGCCGCGCGTACGAAACGCTCTTCTGGCAGCGCTACTCCGTCGGCAACCTGGCCGCCAAGCACATCGGCGGCACGTACCTGTATCGCGATCACAAGGGCGACCCGAATGCCCGTCCCCCGATCGTGCCGGTCGACGCAGAGAAGCAGCGCGAAGCCATACGCCTGATCTCCGAACACATCTTCGCGAGGGATGCGTTCAAGATCGATCCGGAAATCCAGACGCACCTGGCTGCCGGGCGTTGGTCGCACCGCGGAAGCTCGAGTTGGCGCGAGCCGCTCGTCTATCCGATCCAGGATGAGGTGCTCTCGATGCAGCGTTCGATCATGTTCAGCCTGACGAATCCGCAGCGCATCGAGTGGGTGTACGACGCCGAGATGTACGTCCCGGCCGACAAGGACGTGTTCACACTGCCGGAACTGCTCGACACGCTGACCGCCTCCATCTGGACGGAAGTCAAGGAGCCGAAGGGCGCCGACTTCGGCGATTCTTTCACGGCCCGCAAACCGATGATCACGAACCTGCGCCGCAACCTGCAGCGCGAGTACCTGGGTCGCCTGATCACAATCGCCAACGGCGGCGAGCGCAGCGCCTATCCGGCAATTGCCCGGACGCTGGCCTGGAAGCAGTTGAAGGACCTCGGCGCGAATATCGACGAGATGCTCGCCGACAAGCGCGCCTCCAAGCTGGATCCCTACACGACGGCACACTTGGAAGAGTCCAGCATGCGGATCCAGAAGGTCCTGGCTGCCGACTACGTGGTTGGCGAGAACGGCGGATCGTCCGGATTCCGCATCATCTTCGGCCAGCCGACGCCCTCCGAAGGCGCGGCGCAGAGCCTGAGAAGCGGGATGCCGCCGATGGGCGGAAGCCCCTACATGCGGTGA
- the mprF gene encoding bifunctional lysylphosphatidylglycerol flippase/synthetase MprF, translating into MPDSFEKTKPHRSLHLPAGMKKLKIFLRYAPYLGVILLPIALGVIYHELRHTDWPSVRAYAHSLSIERILLFLLAVAGGYAACTGYDVLGLHYAGRLKGQAMKAVKYSFIGFAFSHNLGNSAVTGTSVRLRRYSVLGLSPSEVFRVLGITLFGPWTGFCTLIGVTLALVPMGEQVSGILSADWLGWALLTVPVTVLLVSGLRRRPLRMGSMEFTLPRLSIIAPMTLVSILDWGLAGTAIYLLMPADAGFTWGLIIRIYLLSQVLGLLSQVPGGLGVFEGAFLFLLPADLPRAEAAGALVVFRVMYYFLPFAIAAALMAWEEYRAYHAQVQTWLDTMNSLNRAVAPTLISVLIFFSGALLLFSTATPILEHRVTWLSQFIPLGAIELSHLLASILGVLLIVLASALYRRVFTSYRLTLFVLPLAAILELLKGAEWEVALLMLIMAGVLRAARPAFTRRAAILARSFSFGWWASISCVVISVLWIGLFCYKHIDYTHDLWWQFAFDGDAPRFLRMQLVVIVTLICIGAMSLLRPAVARAKLVAPQALTMEEVREIVHDDTKSQAWLALLGDKEFFVSPKRTAFLMFGRQGNSCIVMGDPVGDESEWQELLWQFKERCDKEGTYPVFYEVAEQHLHYYVELGLTLLKFGESGRVPLPEFTLEGKKRARLRQARNRSEKANCRFEVLQDRDRIAEVLPALRQVSDEWLREKSVGEKGFTLGCFREEYLLESPIAVVFREEEPVAFANLWVSADNTEVSGDLMRYDVQRAPDVIMDYLFTELMLWAKENGYQWFVLGMTPLAGLAQRPTAPLWNRIGSMIFNHGERFYNFEGLREYKEKFRPEWEGRYIAAPGGWSLPRSLLDTATLIAGGSITNIFKG; encoded by the coding sequence ATGCCGGATTCTTTCGAAAAAACAAAACCGCACCGATCCCTGCATCTTCCCGCCGGCATGAAGAAGTTGAAGATCTTCTTGAGGTACGCCCCGTATCTTGGAGTTATCCTGCTGCCGATCGCGCTGGGCGTGATTTACCACGAGCTTCGCCACACGGATTGGCCGAGCGTTCGAGCCTATGCCCATTCGCTCTCCATCGAGCGAATTCTTCTGTTCCTGTTGGCCGTGGCAGGCGGGTATGCCGCATGCACCGGCTACGATGTTCTGGGGCTTCATTACGCCGGGCGGCTGAAGGGCCAGGCGATGAAGGCCGTGAAGTACTCCTTCATCGGATTCGCGTTCAGCCACAACCTTGGGAATTCTGCCGTGACGGGGACGTCCGTTCGCTTGAGGCGCTACTCTGTGCTCGGGCTCTCGCCCTCGGAAGTATTCCGCGTACTCGGTATCACTCTGTTCGGGCCTTGGACGGGTTTCTGCACGTTGATCGGAGTGACGTTGGCACTCGTCCCGATGGGGGAGCAAGTCAGTGGCATTCTCAGCGCCGACTGGTTGGGATGGGCTCTGCTGACGGTACCCGTGACTGTCTTACTTGTTTCGGGGCTGCGTCGGCGACCGCTCCGTATGGGTTCCATGGAGTTCACGCTCCCTCGGCTCTCGATCATCGCGCCAATGACGCTGGTTTCCATTCTGGACTGGGGACTGGCAGGCACAGCCATCTATCTGCTGATGCCGGCGGACGCAGGATTCACATGGGGGCTGATCATCCGGATCTACCTGCTGTCGCAGGTATTGGGGCTGCTCAGCCAGGTGCCCGGCGGGTTGGGGGTTTTCGAAGGGGCGTTCCTGTTTCTTCTGCCCGCGGACTTACCACGCGCCGAGGCAGCCGGCGCGCTTGTCGTCTTCCGAGTGATGTACTACTTCCTTCCGTTTGCGATCGCTGCGGCGCTCATGGCCTGGGAGGAGTATCGCGCCTATCATGCGCAGGTGCAGACCTGGCTCGACACGATGAATAGTCTGAATCGTGCCGTGGCCCCGACGTTGATCTCGGTTCTCATCTTCTTCAGCGGCGCTCTTCTTCTCTTCTCCACGGCGACGCCAATCCTGGAGCATCGCGTCACCTGGTTGTCGCAGTTCATTCCATTGGGAGCGATTGAACTCAGTCATTTACTGGCCAGCATCCTCGGCGTGCTGCTGATCGTCCTCGCATCGGCGCTGTACCGTCGAGTCTTTACGTCCTATCGACTCACGCTGTTTGTACTGCCGCTGGCGGCGATTCTGGAACTGTTGAAGGGCGCGGAGTGGGAGGTTGCGCTCTTGATGCTGATCATGGCCGGTGTCCTGCGCGCCGCGCGTCCGGCGTTTACGCGCCGAGCGGCCATCCTGGCGCGATCGTTCTCGTTTGGATGGTGGGCCTCGATCTCGTGCGTGGTGATCAGCGTGCTTTGGATCGGCTTGTTCTGCTACAAGCACATCGACTACACGCACGATCTCTGGTGGCAGTTTGCGTTCGATGGCGACGCTCCGCGTTTTCTGCGCATGCAACTGGTCGTCATCGTAACGCTCATCTGCATCGGCGCGATGTCGTTGCTGCGGCCGGCCGTTGCAAGAGCCAAACTCGTCGCACCACAAGCGCTCACAATGGAAGAGGTCCGCGAGATTGTTCACGACGACACAAAGAGCCAGGCCTGGTTAGCACTTCTCGGCGACAAGGAGTTCTTCGTCAGTCCGAAGCGCACAGCTTTCCTGATGTTCGGCCGCCAGGGAAACAGTTGCATCGTGATGGGCGATCCCGTGGGCGACGAAAGCGAATGGCAGGAGCTGCTCTGGCAATTCAAGGAACGGTGCGACAAGGAAGGAACGTACCCCGTCTTCTACGAGGTGGCCGAGCAGCACTTGCACTACTACGTCGAGCTTGGTCTGACACTGTTGAAGTTCGGCGAGTCCGGTCGCGTGCCGCTGCCGGAGTTTACACTCGAAGGCAAGAAGCGCGCGCGACTGCGGCAGGCTCGCAACCGCTCGGAGAAAGCAAACTGCCGATTCGAAGTCCTCCAGGACCGCGATCGCATTGCAGAGGTCTTGCCCGCGCTGCGACAGGTTTCCGACGAGTGGCTGCGCGAAAAGTCGGTGGGGGAGAAGGGGTTCACCCTCGGGTGCTTCCGCGAAGAGTACCTTTTGGAGTCGCCGATTGCCGTTGTCTTCCGCGAAGAGGAGCCCGTGGCGTTTGCGAACTTATGGGTCTCCGCGGACAACACGGAAGTCTCCGGCGATCTGATGCGCTATGACGTTCAGCGCGCGCCCGACGTCATCATGGATTACCTGTTCACGGAACTGATGTTGTGGGCGAAAGAGAACGGTTACCAGTGGTTTGTTCTCGGCATGACGCCCCTGGCGGGATTGGCGCAACGGCCGACCGCACCGCTTTGGAACCGCATCGGATCGATGATTTTCAATCACGGCGAACGATTCTACAACTTCGAAGGCTTGCGCGAATACAAAGAGAAGTTCCGCCCCGAGTGGGAAGGCCGCTACATCGCCGCGCCGGGCGGCTGGAGCCTGCCGCGCAGCCTGCTCGACACAGCCACTTTGATAGCCGGCGGAAGCATCACGAACATCTTCAAGGGGTGA